In one window of Haloterrigena salifodinae DNA:
- the hemL gene encoding glutamate-1-semialdehyde 2,1-aminomutase, whose translation MNDDNSRDLYDRALSVMPGGVNSAVRAAIEPYPFFVQKGDGGHVIDADGNRYIDWVLGLGPLLLGHDLPEPVQAGIQQKTSEGPMYGTPTEVEVDLAEFVVRHVPSVEKIRFVNSGTEATTSAVRLARGYTGRNKIVVMQGGYHGAQESTLVEGDHENPRPSSAGIPQSFAEHTLPVPFNDEDAVREVFEEHGDDIAAVLTEPILGNYGIVYPEEGYHEFLREITDEHGSLLIFDEVITGFRVGGLGCAQSEFGVTPDLTTFGKIIGGGFPVGAIGGRAEIVEQFTPSGDVFQAGTFSGHPVTMAAGLETLKFAAENDVYEHVNGLGDRLRRGLTDIVADQAPSYTVTGTDSMFKVIFTREGPGPDSLEEQCPAGCRQDPTCPRYDYSPKNAGDVKNAETERWRRIFWGQMKEQGVFLSQNQFECQFVSYGHTEDDVEETLEAYKHAL comes from the coding sequence ATGAACGACGACAACTCTCGCGACCTGTACGACCGGGCGCTGTCGGTCATGCCCGGCGGAGTCAACTCGGCGGTTCGTGCGGCGATCGAACCGTATCCGTTCTTCGTGCAGAAGGGCGACGGCGGCCACGTCATCGACGCCGACGGCAACCGCTACATCGACTGGGTGCTGGGGCTCGGCCCGCTGCTGCTCGGCCACGACCTCCCGGAACCCGTCCAGGCGGGTATCCAGCAGAAGACCAGCGAGGGGCCGATGTACGGCACCCCGACCGAGGTCGAGGTCGACCTGGCTGAGTTCGTCGTCCGCCACGTCCCCAGCGTCGAGAAGATCCGTTTCGTCAACTCTGGCACCGAGGCGACCACCTCGGCGGTCCGGCTCGCTCGAGGCTACACCGGCCGGAACAAGATCGTCGTCATGCAGGGGGGGTACCACGGCGCCCAGGAGTCGACGCTGGTCGAAGGCGACCACGAGAACCCCCGTCCCTCGTCGGCCGGGATCCCGCAGTCGTTCGCCGAGCACACCCTCCCCGTTCCGTTCAACGACGAGGACGCCGTCCGCGAGGTCTTCGAGGAGCACGGCGACGACATCGCGGCGGTCCTTACCGAACCCATCCTGGGCAACTACGGCATCGTCTACCCCGAGGAGGGCTACCACGAGTTCCTCCGTGAGATCACCGACGAGCACGGCTCCCTGCTGATCTTCGACGAGGTCATCACGGGCTTCCGTGTCGGCGGCCTCGGCTGCGCTCAAAGCGAGTTCGGCGTCACCCCCGACCTGACGACCTTCGGAAAGATCATTGGCGGCGGCTTCCCGGTCGGCGCCATCGGTGGCCGCGCCGAGATCGTCGAACAGTTCACGCCGTCGGGCGACGTCTTCCAGGCGGGCACCTTTTCGGGCCACCCCGTCACGATGGCCGCCGGGCTCGAGACCCTCAAGTTCGCCGCCGAGAACGACGTCTACGAGCACGTCAACGGCCTCGGCGACCGACTCCGTCGCGGGCTGACCGACATCGTCGCCGATCAGGCTCCAAGTTATACGGTCACCGGCACCGACAGCATGTTCAAGGTGATCTTCACGCGCGAAGGTCCCGGACCGGACTCCCTCGAGGAGCAGTGTCCGGCCGGCTGCCGGCAGGATCCGACCTGTCCGCGCTACGACTACAGCCCCAAGAACGCCGGCGACGTGAAAAACGCCGAGACCGAGCGCTGGCGGCGGATCTTCTGGGGCCAGATGAAAGAGCAGGGCGTCTTCCTCTCGCAGAACCAGTTCGAGTGCCAGTTCGTCAGCTACGGCCACACCGAAGACGACGTCGAGGAGACCCTCGAGGCGTACAAGCACGCGCTGTGA
- a CDS encoding sensor histidine kinase gives MRWPVDVDIVSPDRIPQYVTGFAVALLLVVIVEIGVYAALGVEFVATGQFFVGVVTTVPAIAGIAFGGYWLRNADLSPSRYPRAVGWSVGGLVIFSLVNLALIVTMPTESWVNVVSWIRWAIVLGAGVGLLIGCLEGRAIERTLAAERASLRAEHLAEQREYLDYLNGILRHEVLNTATIINGYASLLREEAATTDQQRRWAEIVIDESEEMSTVIDDVRILLQSTDGEVQLEAVDLSRLLTDEVQKLEHKWGPVEVETSIPSEVSVRADHLVARVFGNLLSNAVEHNDAATPRISVAVDPGPETVRVEIADNGPGIPDSTLETLFERTQSHGSSHGIGLYLVRQLMTRYDGAVDVAETGPDGTTFAVELPAAAESQSTASSNARSTSPP, from the coding sequence ATGCGCTGGCCCGTGGACGTCGATATCGTCTCCCCCGATCGAATCCCGCAGTACGTAACGGGATTCGCAGTCGCGCTGCTGCTCGTCGTGATTGTCGAAATCGGCGTCTACGCCGCACTGGGGGTCGAATTCGTTGCCACCGGGCAATTCTTCGTCGGAGTCGTCACTACCGTTCCCGCCATCGCTGGGATCGCGTTCGGCGGGTACTGGCTCCGGAATGCGGACCTCTCGCCGAGTCGCTATCCGCGAGCCGTCGGCTGGTCAGTCGGCGGACTGGTGATTTTCTCGCTCGTCAACCTTGCGCTCATCGTCACGATGCCGACCGAGTCGTGGGTGAACGTCGTCTCGTGGATCAGATGGGCCATCGTACTCGGTGCCGGCGTCGGCTTGCTGATCGGCTGTCTCGAGGGGCGAGCCATCGAACGCACCCTGGCGGCCGAACGCGCCTCGCTCCGAGCGGAGCACTTAGCGGAGCAACGGGAGTACCTCGACTACCTCAACGGCATCCTCCGCCACGAGGTGTTGAACACCGCGACGATCATCAACGGGTACGCGTCGCTGCTCCGCGAGGAAGCGGCGACGACCGACCAACAACGACGGTGGGCCGAGATCGTGATCGACGAGTCCGAGGAGATGTCGACGGTGATCGACGACGTGCGAATCCTGTTGCAGTCGACCGACGGTGAGGTGCAACTCGAGGCGGTCGACCTCTCCCGACTGCTGACCGACGAAGTGCAGAAACTGGAACACAAGTGGGGCCCCGTCGAGGTGGAGACGTCGATCCCGTCGGAGGTCTCCGTTCGGGCCGACCACCTGGTCGCTCGCGTCTTCGGGAACCTCCTCTCGAACGCGGTCGAACACAACGACGCTGCGACGCCGCGTATCTCGGTCGCGGTCGATCCCGGTCCCGAAACCGTCCGGGTCGAGATCGCGGATAACGGCCCCGGAATCCCCGACTCGACGCTCGAGACGCTCTTCGAACGCACCCAGAGTCACGGAAGCTCCCACGGGATCGGGCTGTACCTGGTTCGCCAACTCATGACCAGATACGACGGCGCGGTCGACGTGGCCGAGACAGGGCCGGACGGAACGACGTTTGCGGTCGAACTTCCGGCGGCGGCCGAGTCGCAGTCGACCGCGTCCTCGAACGCCCGCTCGACGTCGCCGCCGTAA
- a CDS encoding nitric-oxide reductase large subunit, which yields MHVSRKQLATFLAVIFVANLVVMGGGAWLSYENEPEIPETIVGPDGETVATSDDVQSGKMVFQENGLMNQGSMLGRGSYYDVDYTADALELKTEHMREYYAQEEHDTAYEDLESSERAAIDAQVREELQSSEYSDGETVEYSAAEAYAHEQVRQDYVETYHEGDRERGIQDGLIPTEEEAEQFADFALWTAWISHTDRPGSDVSFTNDFPYSPAAGNDAGGAVMTWSVIAMVLLVAGAGIAIWLYQAVELPEPEAAGVSIPHPKEIDLTPSQLLSTRFVLIGALLFVLQTFMGGLLAHYYVERDDFFGLHEVLGVDILEYLPWTIARTWHVDLGILWIATMWLGAGLFLAPLLTGREPRKQALYIKGLIGALLVVAVGGLAGIWLGVNNVFDGQLWWLLGNEGLEYLEIGRVWQAGLLVGFLGWTALVARGFKPLLDREPRYGLAHMIVYAGGSIGLLFAAGFLYTPKTNFVITEFWRWWVVHMWVEGVFEFFIIVVIALTLVSMNLLTKKSAEKAVIFQAALVMGSGIIGVSHHYWWAGLPEVWLPIGSVFSTLEFIPLLFILYEALGQYRAMDAAGTDFPYRMAFYFIVASSVWNFFGAGVIGFFINLPVISYFESGTYLTVAHAHGAMFGAFGFLAMGMAVYILRVTTRDAHWSDRRLRWSFWLCNAGLALMLFLSLLPVGFLQLETAFTQGYAASRSLEFYNGGLIQTLFWLRMPGDTLLIAGAIVFAWDVAVKLLFQRKPTAEEIRSHVIADRVFGDDAVDPVDPASDDD from the coding sequence ATGCACGTCTCCAGAAAGCAACTGGCCACGTTCCTCGCGGTGATCTTCGTCGCGAACCTCGTCGTGATGGGCGGCGGGGCGTGGCTCTCCTACGAGAACGAACCCGAGATACCGGAGACGATCGTCGGTCCGGACGGCGAGACCGTCGCGACCAGCGACGACGTCCAGTCCGGGAAGATGGTCTTCCAGGAGAACGGGTTGATGAACCAGGGCTCGATGCTCGGTCGCGGTAGTTACTACGACGTCGACTACACCGCCGACGCCCTCGAGTTGAAGACCGAGCACATGCGCGAGTACTACGCACAAGAGGAGCACGATACGGCCTACGAGGACCTCGAGTCGTCCGAACGGGCCGCGATCGACGCGCAGGTCCGCGAGGAACTGCAGTCGAGCGAGTACTCCGACGGCGAGACAGTCGAGTACTCCGCCGCGGAAGCCTACGCCCACGAGCAGGTGCGTCAGGACTACGTCGAGACGTACCACGAGGGCGACCGCGAGCGCGGAATTCAGGACGGGCTGATCCCGACCGAGGAGGAGGCCGAGCAGTTCGCCGACTTCGCGCTGTGGACCGCCTGGATCTCCCACACCGATCGGCCCGGTTCGGACGTCTCCTTTACGAACGACTTCCCGTACTCGCCGGCCGCGGGTAACGACGCCGGCGGCGCGGTGATGACCTGGAGCGTCATCGCGATGGTGTTGCTGGTCGCCGGCGCCGGGATCGCCATCTGGCTCTACCAGGCCGTCGAACTCCCCGAACCGGAGGCCGCGGGCGTCTCGATCCCCCACCCGAAGGAGATCGATCTCACCCCGAGCCAGCTGCTGAGCACCAGATTCGTCCTTATCGGTGCGCTGCTGTTCGTCCTCCAGACGTTCATGGGCGGGCTGCTCGCCCACTACTACGTCGAGCGCGACGACTTCTTCGGCCTCCATGAGGTCCTCGGCGTCGACATCCTCGAGTACCTCCCGTGGACGATCGCCCGAACCTGGCACGTCGATCTGGGGATCCTCTGGATCGCCACGATGTGGCTCGGCGCCGGTCTCTTCCTCGCGCCGCTGCTGACGGGCCGCGAGCCGCGCAAGCAGGCGCTGTACATCAAGGGCTTGATCGGCGCGCTGCTGGTCGTCGCCGTCGGCGGCCTCGCGGGCATCTGGCTCGGCGTCAACAACGTCTTCGACGGACAGTTGTGGTGGCTACTGGGTAACGAGGGCCTGGAGTACTTGGAGATCGGTCGCGTCTGGCAGGCCGGCCTGTTGGTCGGCTTCCTCGGCTGGACCGCGCTCGTGGCGCGGGGCTTCAAGCCCTTGCTCGATCGCGAGCCCCGCTACGGGCTCGCCCACATGATCGTCTACGCGGGCGGCTCGATCGGCCTGCTGTTCGCGGCCGGCTTTCTCTACACGCCGAAGACGAACTTCGTCATCACGGAGTTCTGGCGCTGGTGGGTCGTCCACATGTGGGTCGAGGGCGTCTTCGAGTTCTTCATCATCGTCGTCATCGCCCTCACGCTGGTCTCGATGAACCTCCTGACGAAGAAATCGGCCGAGAAGGCCGTCATCTTCCAGGCCGCGCTGGTCATGGGCAGCGGCATCATCGGCGTCTCCCACCACTACTGGTGGGCCGGCCTCCCCGAGGTCTGGCTGCCGATCGGCAGCGTCTTCTCGACGCTCGAGTTCATCCCACTCCTCTTTATCCTCTACGAGGCGCTGGGTCAGTACCGCGCGATGGACGCCGCCGGAACGGACTTCCCCTACCGGATGGCGTTCTACTTCATCGTCGCCTCGTCCGTCTGGAACTTCTTCGGGGCCGGCGTCATCGGCTTCTTCATCAACCTGCCGGTGATCAGCTACTTCGAGAGCGGAACCTACCTCACGGTCGCCCACGCCCACGGCGCGATGTTCGGTGCCTTCGGCTTCCTCGCGATGGGGATGGCCGTCTACATCCTCCGGGTGACCACCCGCGACGCACACTGGTCCGACCGACGGCTGCGCTGGTCGTTCTGGCTGTGCAACGCCGGGCTGGCGCTGATGCTGTTCCTCTCGCTGCTCCCCGTCGGCTTCCTGCAGCTCGAGACCGCGTTCACGCAGGGGTACGCCGCCTCGCGCAGCCTCGAGTTCTACAACGGCGGGCTCATCCAGACGCTGTTCTGGCTGCGCATGCCTGGCGACACCCTCCTAATCGCCGGCGCGATCGTCTTCGCCTGGGACGTCGCCGTGAAGCTCCTCTTCCAGCGGAAGCCGACCGCCGAGGAGATCCGCAGCCACGTCATCGCCGACCGAGTCTTTGGCGACGACGCCGTCGATCCCGTCGACCCGGCCAGCGACGACGATTGA
- a CDS encoding DUF5789 family protein has product MSHIDDSADEVRSLEIGAVNRLFEETTFPMTTEEVLTEFADVEIAYPRRSEPLRVILETSGHETYETADELELAILNGVRRDAVGRPRYSDRGDSPHETDEQMRMQQSF; this is encoded by the coding sequence ATGAGCCACATCGACGATAGCGCCGACGAGGTCAGATCGCTCGAGATCGGGGCCGTGAACCGGCTGTTCGAGGAGACGACGTTCCCAATGACGACCGAAGAAGTTCTGACGGAGTTCGCCGACGTCGAGATCGCCTACCCGCGCCGGTCGGAGCCGCTCCGGGTGATCCTCGAGACCTCGGGTCACGAGACCTACGAGACCGCCGACGAACTCGAACTGGCGATCTTGAACGGCGTCCGGCGCGACGCGGTTGGGCGGCCCCGTTACAGCGACCGCGGGGACAGCCCCCACGAGACCGACGAACAGATGCGGATGCAGCAGTCGTTCTGA
- a CDS encoding YciE/YciF ferroxidase family protein: MSTTATTARDALTAQLERLYAIERELQSALETLSTDVSIDTLDEIRALKCREQLQYVIDQHREETETHIDRIERAFDALGAEPKTRPVPVLDGLLADKEAFNNVVLNDGLRPLFYIQTTLQLEAVECTAYETTMALASALEDGEEGAETAGAGDAVVDALEHNYDDERRMRTDVEEIADGEAVETLLASSPIDDAPRESLDRSRRERSHGDRHGATDP, from the coding sequence ATGAGTACCACAGCGACCACAGCACGCGACGCACTGACGGCCCAGCTCGAACGACTGTACGCCATCGAACGGGAGCTGCAATCGGCCCTCGAGACGCTGTCGACCGACGTCTCGATCGACACGCTCGACGAGATACGCGCCCTGAAGTGTCGCGAACAGCTCCAGTACGTCATCGATCAGCATCGCGAGGAGACCGAGACGCACATCGACCGGATCGAGCGCGCCTTCGACGCCCTCGGCGCCGAGCCGAAGACGCGCCCCGTGCCGGTCCTCGACGGGCTGCTGGCCGACAAGGAGGCGTTCAACAACGTCGTCCTGAACGACGGGCTCCGACCGCTGTTCTACATCCAGACAACGCTCCAGCTCGAGGCCGTCGAGTGTACGGCCTACGAGACGACGATGGCGCTGGCCAGCGCGCTCGAGGACGGCGAGGAAGGCGCCGAGACGGCCGGTGCTGGCGATGCCGTCGTCGACGCGCTCGAGCACAACTACGACGACGAGCGGCGGATGCGGACGGACGTAGAGGAGATCGCCGACGGCGAGGCCGTCGAGACGCTGCTGGCCTCGAGTCCGATCGACGACGCGCCCCGAGAATCGCTCGATCGCTCCCGGCGGGAGCGATCGCACGGAGACCGACACGGAGCGACCGATCCATGA
- a CDS encoding YciE/YciF ferroxidase family protein, giving the protein MNVETLEDLFGLQLQHAYYAERTHVELLSEMADAAPTDDLREVLADHRAETDAQIDRLEDVFAALGRHPRASRTRSIDGLVESWHEHRSGTDGDPAVPSALEIALTGERLEIRAYESLLTLAGRLAYVDDVVEPLETTLAEERAAVEALEEVETEESILKTLAIEEG; this is encoded by the coding sequence ATGAACGTCGAAACGCTCGAGGACCTGTTCGGCCTGCAGCTCCAGCACGCCTACTACGCCGAACGCACGCACGTCGAACTGCTCTCGGAGATGGCCGATGCGGCGCCGACCGACGACCTCCGCGAGGTACTCGCCGACCACCGCGCGGAGACCGACGCCCAGATCGACCGGCTCGAGGACGTCTTCGCGGCGCTCGGTCGACATCCGCGAGCGAGTCGAACGCGGTCGATCGACGGGCTGGTCGAGTCGTGGCACGAGCACCGATCGGGGACGGACGGCGATCCCGCGGTCCCGAGCGCCCTCGAGATCGCGCTCACGGGCGAACGACTCGAGATCCGCGCCTACGAATCGCTGCTGACCCTCGCCGGCCGGCTGGCCTACGTCGACGACGTCGTCGAGCCGCTCGAGACGACGCTGGCCGAGGAGCGGGCGGCGGTCGAGGCGCTCGAGGAGGTCGAAACGGAGGAATCGATTCTGAAAACCCTCGCGATCGAGGAGGGATAA
- a CDS encoding cupin domain-containing protein, which produces MTSLSTPAAILNPVTGERIAFRERTEAGLRFEYTLEPDGFAVGKVDHVHPGQRERIAVEAGRLGVRIGGDEWTATPGTRFAVPPGSDHTIWNDGDEPVRTTIELRPALESHRLFETLFGLAREGKTNGWGLPGPLQLAVIAAAYRDEFALARVPLALQRALATATAPVGRLAGYQARYDRFSTE; this is translated from the coding sequence GTGACTTCGCTATCGACGCCGGCCGCCATCTTGAACCCGGTCACCGGCGAACGGATCGCGTTTCGAGAGCGAACGGAGGCGGGGCTGCGATTCGAGTACACGCTCGAGCCCGACGGGTTCGCCGTCGGCAAGGTCGATCACGTCCACCCCGGCCAGCGGGAACGGATCGCGGTCGAAGCCGGCCGACTCGGCGTTCGAATCGGGGGCGACGAGTGGACGGCGACGCCGGGGACTCGCTTCGCGGTGCCGCCCGGCTCCGACCACACGATCTGGAACGACGGCGACGAGCCGGTTCGCACGACCATCGAACTGCGGCCCGCACTCGAGTCTCACCGGCTCTTCGAGACGCTGTTCGGGCTCGCTCGAGAGGGGAAGACCAACGGCTGGGGACTGCCGGGGCCGCTGCAACTCGCCGTGATCGCCGCCGCCTACCGCGACGAGTTCGCCCTCGCGCGCGTTCCGCTCGCGCTCCAGCGGGCGCTCGCGACGGCGACCGCTCCCGTCGGTCGGCTGGCGGGCTATCAGGCCCGCTACGATCGGTTCAGTACCGAGTAG